A part of Nitrososphaerota archaeon genomic DNA contains:
- a CDS encoding NAD(P)-dependent oxidoreductase, with amino-acid sequence MSKKFKVIVTDAEYESHEPEENVLSKLNVELIKFQCRTEEEVIKYCKDADALLNQYAPITRRVIENLQKAKIIVRYGVGVDNIDVKAATEKGIFVANVIYDVSDVADHAFALILSLARKILLANKNVKSGKWDWKELQPIYRFNGKTLGIVGLGRIGSAIARRAKGFNMKILYYDAIRREDIE; translated from the coding sequence TAATTGTTACTGATGCAGAATACGAATCTCATGAACCTGAGGAGAATGTTTTATCAAAGTTAAATGTAGAATTAATAAAATTTCAATGTAGAACAGAAGAAGAAGTTATAAAATATTGTAAAGATGCTGATGCTTTATTAAATCAATATGCACCTATAACAAGAAGAGTAATAGAAAATCTTCAAAAAGCAAAAATTATTGTTCGTTATGGAGTTGGAGTTGACAACATAGATGTTAAAGCTGCTACTGAAAAAGGAATATTTGTTGCAAATGTTATTTATGATGTAAGCGATGTAGCAGATCATGCTTTTGCATTAATTTTATCTTTAGCTAGAAAAATTTTATTAGCAAACAAAAATGTAAAAAGTGGAAAATGGGATTGGAAAGAACTCCAACCTATTTATAGGTTTAATGGAAAAACTCTCGGGATAGTTGGATTAGGAAGAATTGGATCTGCTATTGCAAGAAGAGCAAAAGGGTTCAATATGAAAATATTATACTATGATGCTATAAGAAGAGAAGATATAGAGAA
- a CDS encoding NAD(P)-dependent oxidoreductase, whose amino-acid sequence VPLTNETKHLINEEKLKLMKKNAILINTSRGPVVDEKALYKALKEKWIAGAGLDVLEKEPPNKDNPLFELDNVIITPHMAWYSIDSLIEIQTKAAEEVARVLNGQLPINLVNKDVLKIIKKK is encoded by the coding sequence GTTCCATTAACAAATGAAACAAAGCATTTAATAAATGAAGAAAAATTGAAATTAATGAAGAAGAATGCAATTCTTATAAATACTTCAAGAGGTCCAGTAGTAGATGAAAAAGCATTATATAAAGCATTAAAAGAGAAATGGATTGCAGGAGCAGGATTGGATGTTTTAGAAAAAGAACCCCCAAATAAAGATAATCCATTATTCGAATTAGATAATGTTATAATAACTCCTCACATGGCATGGTATTCTATTGATTCATTAATAGAAATACAAACAAAAGCGGCAGAAGAAGTTGCAAGAGTTTTAAATGGACAACTTCCAATAAATCTTGTAAATAAAGATGTTTTAAAAATTATTAAAAAAAAATGA
- a CDS encoding nucleoside 2-deoxyribosyltransferase, with the protein MIQVYLSVPIIANRNLEIAKIIAETIENEGYEIISKWVLEKDLKIYTSPKDILKRDIEGVLKSDVLIAEVSNPSHGVGMEIAIAFLSGKKIIIIKNKDSKLSYMLQGIPDKEIIEYTSKEDMKEKLSEKLKFLENELKR; encoded by the coding sequence ATGATTCAAGTTTATCTTTCTGTTCCAATAATAGCTAATAGAAATTTAGAAATTGCAAAAATCATTGCTGAAACTATAGAAAATGAAGGATATGAGATTATTTCAAAATGGGTTTTAGAAAAAGATTTAAAAATATATACTTCTCCTAAAGATATTTTAAAAAGAGATATTGAAGGGGTTTTAAAAAGTGATGTGCTTATAGCTGAAGTATCAAATCCAAGTCATGGTGTAGGAATGGAAATAGCAATAGCATTTTTGTCTGGAAAGAAAATAATAATTATAAAAAATAAGGATTCAAAACTTTCATACATGCTTCAAGGAATACCTGATAAAGAAATAATTGAATATACTTCTAAAGAAGACATGAAGGAAAAACTTAGTGAAAAACTTAAATTTTTAGAAAATGAATTAAAAAGATGA